A single Inediibacterium massiliense DNA region contains:
- a CDS encoding bacteriohemerythrin encodes MLIWKDEYSIGVDLIDTQHKYLFTLWNNTYDLLGNESCMNKYDKVFEMIDDLRQYARFHFQSEENYMLKIKYDQLFSQKIEHAEFMKKIEKMDYKLLDKNPKKYLEDWLGFILNWILDHVLHKDKLITSGNR; translated from the coding sequence TAGATCTAATAGATACACAACATAAATATCTATTTACACTTTGGAATAATACATATGATCTATTAGGAAATGAGAGTTGCATGAATAAATATGATAAAGTCTTTGAAATGATAGATGATTTACGTCAATACGCGAGATTTCATTTTCAATCAGAGGAAAATTATATGTTGAAAATTAAATATGATCAATTATTTAGTCAAAAGATAGAACACGCTGAGTTTATGAAAAAGATTGAGAAAATGGATTATAAACTTTTAGATAAAAATCCTAAAAAATATTTAGAAGATTGGTTAGGCTTTATTTTAAACTGGATATTAGATCATGTACTGCATAAGGATAAATTAATTACATCAGGAAATAGATAG
- a CDS encoding lipoate--protein ligase: protein MKFLINLSVNPFFNLALEEYLLKNVDIDEDYFILWQNEPTIVIGKHQNALNEINMDFVKNNNIHVVRRNSGGGSVYHDLGNINFTFLAKYEEKFLLDFKTFTIPVIDSLRKLKVNAQLSGRNDILIGGKKISGNSQYLYKDRLLHHGTLLFDSELENLVKALSIDHDKIMGKGIQSIKSRVTNIKDHLEKNISIEDFKNILITNILQFNKSMIKEYELQTKDIEAVEKLMKEKYMTWEWNYGKSPEFNYENSKRFEGGKIQVFLNIIDGLIYECRIYGDFLGLLDLSQIEKKMIGIRYEEEYIEDFLRSIDLKKYFGSLSINEIKSCFIGF from the coding sequence ATGAAATTTTTAATCAATTTATCTGTAAATCCTTTCTTCAATTTAGCACTAGAGGAATATCTTCTTAAAAATGTGGACATAGATGAAGATTATTTTATACTTTGGCAAAATGAGCCTACTATTGTGATTGGAAAACATCAAAATGCTTTAAATGAAATCAATATGGATTTTGTTAAAAATAATAATATCCATGTGGTTAGAAGAAATTCAGGGGGAGGAAGTGTCTATCATGATTTGGGAAATATTAACTTTACTTTTCTAGCAAAGTATGAGGAAAAGTTTTTACTAGATTTTAAGACTTTTACAATTCCAGTCATTGATTCCTTAAGAAAACTAAAAGTGAATGCACAACTATCAGGAAGAAATGATATTTTAATAGGAGGAAAAAAGATATCTGGGAATTCTCAGTATCTTTATAAAGACAGACTCTTGCATCATGGAACTTTGTTATTTGATTCTGAACTAGAAAATTTAGTAAAAGCATTAAGTATAGATCATGATAAAATCATGGGAAAAGGGATACAGTCCATAAAAAGTAGAGTAACTAATATAAAAGATCATTTAGAAAAAAATATTTCAATAGAAGATTTTAAAAATATTTTAATTACAAATATACTTCAGTTTAATAAAAGTATGATAAAAGAGTATGAATTACAGACCAAAGATATTGAAGCAGTTGAAAAATTAATGAAAGAAAAGTATATGACTTGGGAATGGAACTATGGAAAATCACCAGAGTTTAATTATGAAAATTCAAAGCGGTTTGAAGGAGGAAAGATACAAGTATTTTTAAATATTATAGATGGGCTTATTTATGAATGTAGAATATATGGTGATTTTTTAGGTTTATTAGATTTATCACAAATAGAAAAAAAGATGATAGGAATAAGATATGAAGAAGAATATATAGAAGACTTTCTAAGAAGCATTGATCTAAAAAAATATTTTGGTAGTTTATCTATTAATGAAATAAAATCATGTTTTATAGGATTTTAA
- a CDS encoding methyl-accepting chemotaxis protein, with protein MKSLKIRLIAIFTLMIFILTVGLGFISINIVSNNLIENAHGELENIAQANTKYIGAKRDAELKYIDGLAQNAIILDTNISLEQKIAFCEAEAKRTGYLAFAFADKDGNSTVLNSEREKTNVGDRDYFKRAMKGESVASDVIISKVTGKPVVIFATPISFNGQQIGVFYGRKEGTFLSDIVSKVSYKKTGFSYLINNQGVTVGDINKELVMKRDNDIENAKTDKSLQALAELTKKMIKREVGSGKYTYEGKNKIVGFAPVEGSPWIAVVGVEEDEILSAVNKLRNILIILCGAVIIIGALITYFVSGTITKPIIDITERLTEISNYDLTYSKDTKAIKYLNRKDEIGQMTKSLRLMRDNIVQLLTNITQTSETVAATSEELTATSQQTAIASEEVAKTIEEIARGASDQAIDTTNSVLSVDEMGKLLEEDEQYMQELNVASQEIQKQKEEGFSILKELIEKTNRGNHASKIVYEIIISNNESAEKIESASTMIQSIAEQTNLLALNAAIEAARAGDAGKGFAVVAEEIRKLAEQSNNFTHEIKKVIEELKTKSQGAVNEMNEVKNIIESQTESVKATEKKFDMIASSIETANDVIEKLNASVDMMLTNKNKLVDAMQNLSAIAEENAAGTEEASASIEEQAASIQEIAHASEGLAHIAEDLQSLIHNFKF; from the coding sequence GTGAAATCTTTAAAAATTAGATTAATAGCTATATTTACTTTGATGATATTTATCTTAACAGTAGGACTAGGATTTATATCTATCAATATAGTAAGTAACAATTTAATAGAAAATGCTCATGGTGAATTAGAAAATATAGCACAGGCAAATACCAAGTATATAGGAGCAAAAAGAGATGCTGAGCTTAAATATATTGATGGCTTAGCTCAAAATGCGATTATTTTAGATACAAATATTTCGTTAGAGCAAAAGATTGCATTTTGTGAAGCAGAAGCGAAAAGAACAGGATATTTGGCGTTTGCTTTTGCTGATAAAGATGGAAATAGTACTGTTTTAAATTCAGAGAGAGAAAAAACGAATGTTGGTGATAGAGATTATTTTAAAAGAGCTATGAAAGGAGAAAGTGTAGCATCAGATGTGATTATTAGCAAAGTTACAGGAAAACCAGTAGTGATTTTTGCTACCCCCATATCTTTCAATGGTCAACAGATTGGAGTGTTCTATGGAAGAAAAGAAGGAACATTCTTAAGTGATATTGTTAGTAAAGTAAGTTATAAAAAAACAGGATTCAGTTATTTGATCAATAATCAAGGAGTGACAGTAGGAGATATAAATAAAGAGCTTGTTATGAAGAGAGATAATGATATAGAAAATGCGAAAACTGACAAATCACTTCAAGCATTAGCTGAGCTTACAAAAAAAATGATTAAACGAGAAGTTGGAAGTGGGAAGTATACTTATGAAGGCAAGAATAAAATCGTAGGTTTTGCTCCAGTAGAAGGTAGCCCTTGGATTGCAGTAGTAGGGGTAGAAGAGGATGAAATATTAAGTGCAGTGAATAAACTTAGAAATATTCTCATTATATTATGTGGAGCTGTAATAATAATAGGTGCTTTAATTACTTATTTTGTGAGTGGTACGATTACAAAACCTATTATAGATATTACGGAGAGACTCACAGAAATATCAAATTATGATCTTACATATAGTAAAGATACAAAAGCTATAAAATATTTAAATAGAAAAGACGAAATTGGTCAGATGACAAAATCTTTACGATTGATGAGAGATAACATTGTACAGTTACTAACGAATATTACACAAACATCAGAGACAGTAGCGGCAACTTCTGAAGAACTTACAGCCACCTCTCAGCAAACAGCTATTGCTTCAGAGGAAGTAGCAAAAACTATTGAGGAAATAGCAAGAGGGGCTAGTGACCAAGCCATTGATACAACAAACTCAGTTTTAAGTGTAGATGAAATGGGAAAATTGCTTGAAGAAGATGAACAGTATATGCAAGAGCTTAATGTGGCATCTCAAGAAATACAAAAACAGAAAGAAGAAGGTTTTTCTATATTAAAAGAGTTAATTGAAAAAACAAATAGGGGTAATCATGCATCAAAAATAGTTTACGAAATTATTATTAGTAATAATGAAAGTGCAGAAAAGATAGAAAGTGCTAGTACAATGATTCAAAGTATTGCAGAACAAACGAATCTATTAGCTTTAAATGCAGCTATAGAAGCTGCGAGAGCAGGAGATGCAGGAAAAGGCTTTGCAGTAGTTGCAGAGGAGATTAGGAAATTAGCAGAACAATCTAATAATTTTACACACGAGATTAAAAAGGTTATAGAAGAATTAAAAACAAAATCTCAAGGTGCTGTAAATGAAATGAATGAAGTAAAAAATATTATTGAGTCTCAAACAGAAAGCGTAAAAGCAACTGAGAAAAAATTTGATATGATTGCATCTTCTATAGAAACAGCAAATGATGTTATTGAAAAGCTTAATGCATCGGTAGATATGATGCTTACTAATAAAAACAAACTTGTAGATGCAATGCAAAATTTATCTGCTATTGCAGAAGAAAATGCAGCAGGAACAGAAGAAGCTTCAGCATCTATAGAAGAACAAGCAGCAAGTATACAAGAGATTGCGCACGCTAGTGAAGGATTAGCTCATATTGCTGAAGATCTTCAATCCCTTATCCATAATTTTAAATTTTAG
- a CDS encoding sigma-54-dependent Fis family transcriptional regulator produces MLGIPNMEEQWENFVKKNQIPKNIRREILDSWIRCKNYKVDPYEGSGKEIEKEEFDQILQNKKELIEIAKPIMLSLYNVVKESNYSIILTDENAVILEVIGNKTIMERNTHLYFLKGCQWTEENVGTNAIGTCIYLDQPIQTLGAEHYGKKQHGWTCSAAPIHDNNGKIIGAIDLSGDFHGYHSHTLGIVVEAANSIQEQFLIAEHRKWVKVAFESIEDGILIIDSNFIVKDFNLKMCEILKVKKEEIYTLDIKVLLNDIIKDICNFNKSNIIWYREVSLYVDHHRVECNINVTPVQKGEKYIGFVIVAKKVDSFRHAVNKIAGFSSRYTFEDIITDNFKMKNIVEEAKNIAENECSVLITGESGTGKELFAHAIHNESKRQNGPFVAINCAALPKDLVESELFGYEKGSFTGALKEGQPGKFELANKGTIFLDEIGELPLEMQSKLLRILDNHTVTRIGGTYERNLDVRVIAATNRNLYQEIQTNNFRSDLYYRLNVFNLKLLPLRERREDIVLCTEFFLDKLNQKNPRCPKKIDENFIQSIINYHWPGNVRELENMVQRAYYLSKNSIISSTLIPDYISKNIKENANYNSDILPVCHSKSNILEEIEKKLIIDSLKKCNGNVVDASKMIGIGKSTLYRKIKKYEL; encoded by the coding sequence TTGCTAGGTATTCCTAATATGGAAGAACAGTGGGAAAATTTTGTGAAAAAAAATCAAATTCCAAAAAATATAAGAAGAGAGATATTAGACTCTTGGATTCGGTGTAAGAATTACAAAGTTGATCCATATGAAGGAAGTGGCAAAGAGATAGAAAAAGAAGAATTTGATCAAATCCTTCAAAATAAAAAAGAGCTCATTGAAATAGCAAAACCTATTATGTTAAGTTTATATAATGTAGTGAAAGAATCAAATTATTCCATTATCTTGACAGATGAAAATGCAGTAATTCTTGAAGTGATTGGAAATAAAACAATTATGGAGAGAAATACTCATTTATATTTTTTAAAGGGCTGTCAGTGGACAGAGGAAAATGTGGGAACAAATGCCATTGGAACATGTATTTATCTAGATCAACCAATTCAAACTTTAGGAGCAGAACATTATGGAAAAAAACAACATGGATGGACTTGTTCTGCCGCACCTATACATGATAATAATGGAAAAATTATTGGAGCCATTGATTTGTCTGGAGATTTTCATGGATATCACTCCCATACCCTTGGAATAGTCGTTGAAGCTGCTAATTCAATACAAGAGCAATTTTTAATAGCGGAACATAGAAAATGGGTAAAAGTGGCCTTTGAATCTATAGAAGACGGAATATTGATTATAGACAGTAATTTTATTGTAAAAGATTTTAATTTAAAAATGTGTGAAATATTAAAGGTTAAAAAAGAAGAGATTTATACATTAGATATAAAAGTTTTATTAAATGATATTATAAAGGATATTTGTAATTTTAATAAAAGCAATATTATTTGGTATAGAGAAGTAAGTTTATATGTAGATCATCATAGAGTAGAATGTAATATAAACGTTACTCCAGTTCAAAAAGGGGAAAAATATATAGGTTTTGTCATTGTTGCAAAAAAAGTCGATAGTTTCAGACATGCAGTCAATAAAATAGCTGGTTTTTCTTCAAGATATACTTTTGAGGATATTATAACGGATAATTTTAAAATGAAAAATATAGTAGAAGAAGCAAAGAATATTGCTGAAAATGAATGTTCTGTATTGATTACAGGGGAAAGTGGAACTGGAAAAGAACTATTTGCACATGCTATTCATAATGAAAGCAAGAGACAAAATGGACCTTTTGTTGCCATTAATTGTGCAGCATTACCAAAAGATTTAGTAGAAAGTGAACTTTTTGGCTATGAAAAAGGTTCTTTTACAGGAGCTTTGAAGGAGGGACAGCCAGGCAAGTTTGAGCTAGCAAATAAAGGAACAATCTTTCTAGATGAAATTGGTGAGCTACCCCTTGAAATGCAATCAAAGCTACTTAGAATTTTAGACAATCATACAGTAACAAGGATTGGGGGAACATACGAAAGAAATTTAGATGTGAGAGTGATTGCAGCTACAAATAGAAATTTGTATCAAGAGATTCAGACCAATAATTTTAGAAGTGATCTATATTATAGATTGAATGTATTTAATCTAAAGTTGCTTCCGCTGAGAGAAAGACGTGAAGATATTGTACTTTGTACGGAATTTTTTTTAGATAAGTTAAATCAAAAAAATCCAAGATGTCCAAAAAAAATAGATGAAAATTTTATTCAATCTATTATAAATTATCATTGGCCTGGGAATGTGAGAGAATTAGAAAATATGGTTCAAAGAGCCTATTATCTATCGAAGAATAGCATCATATCTTCTACATTAATTCCAGACTATATTAGCAAAAATATAAAAGAAAATGCAAATTACAATTCTGATATTTTGCCAGTTTGTCATTCAAAATCTAATATATTAGAAGAGATTGAGAAAAAATTGATTATTGATTCATTAAAGAAGTGCAATGGAAATGTAGTGGATGCAAGTAAAATGATAGGTATTGGAAAATCTACATTATATAGAAAAATTAAGAAATATGAATTATGA
- a CDS encoding alpha-ketoacid dehydrogenase subunit beta: MKMTFLEAIKTGMENEMKKNENVYILGEDVGPFGGCFGVTAGLYDKYGDKRVRDTPISEGAIVGCAVGSAATGLRPIAELMFGDFVTVAMDMIVNQAAKMRYMFGGKINLPLVIRMPIGAGVQASAQHSQSLEAWFTHVPGLKVVYPSTPEDALGLMMTSIEDDNPVIFFEHKLLYGISTEVSDDIKPIPLGVAKVQREGNDVTVIATGKMVYNALEASERLSKEGISVEVIDPRTLYPLDKKTIFASVEKTHKVLVITEEHKRGGYGGEISAMISEECFDDLDAPVVRIGALNVPMPYAPILENTVIPNTEDIINGIKGMF, translated from the coding sequence ATGAAAATGACATTTTTAGAGGCAATCAAAACGGGCATGGAAAATGAAATGAAGAAAAATGAAAATGTATATATCTTAGGAGAAGATGTAGGTCCTTTTGGAGGTTGTTTTGGTGTTACAGCAGGACTTTATGATAAATATGGAGATAAAAGAGTAAGAGATACTCCTATATCTGAAGGAGCGATTGTAGGTTGTGCGGTAGGCTCGGCTGCTACAGGATTAAGGCCAATTGCAGAATTGATGTTTGGAGATTTTGTAACGGTTGCTATGGATATGATCGTAAATCAAGCAGCAAAAATGAGATATATGTTTGGTGGAAAAATAAATCTTCCGCTAGTAATTAGAATGCCTATTGGAGCTGGAGTACAAGCATCTGCTCAACATTCACAATCCCTTGAAGCGTGGTTTACTCATGTGCCGGGACTTAAGGTAGTGTATCCATCTACGCCTGAGGATGCATTAGGGCTTATGATGACTTCTATAGAAGATGATAATCCTGTTATTTTCTTTGAACATAAATTGTTATATGGAATAAGTACAGAGGTATCTGATGATATAAAGCCTATACCTTTAGGCGTAGCAAAGGTACAAAGAGAGGGGAATGATGTTACTGTAATAGCTACTGGGAAAATGGTTTATAATGCTTTGGAAGCTTCGGAAAGACTTTCAAAAGAAGGAATTTCGGTAGAAGTCATAGATCCAAGAACTTTATATCCACTTGATAAAAAAACTATATTTGCATCTGTTGAAAAAACCCATAAAGTACTTGTTATTACAGAAGAACATAAAAGAGGAGGATATGGAGGAGAAATATCAGCAATGATTAGCGAAGAATGCTTTGATGATCTTGATGCACCAGTTGTTAGAATAGGAGCATTAAATGTACCTATGCCATATGCACCAATTCTTGAAAATACTGTGATTCCAAATACAGAAGATATTATAAATGGCATTAAAGGAATGTTTTAA
- a CDS encoding cold shock domain-containing protein, with protein MTGTVKWFNADKGFGFITTEEGNDVFAHFSQINKEGFKTLEEGQNVSFDVVEGAKGPQAENITII; from the coding sequence ATGACAGGTACAGTAAAATGGTTTAACGCAGACAAAGGATTTGGATTTATTACAACAGAAGAAGGAAATGACGTATTTGCTCACTTCTCACAAATCAACAAAGAAGGATTCAAAACTTTAGAAGAAGGACAAAACGTATCTTTTGATGTTGTTGAAGGAGCTAAAGGTCCTCAAGCTGAAAATATTACAATCATTTAA
- the pdhA gene encoding pyruvate dehydrogenase (acetyl-transferring) E1 component subunit alpha has product MAISNMNVIDMYKTMLKIRKFETKAMNFFSEGKIPGFVHLYIGEEAVATGVCANLNDDDYITSTHRGHGHILAKGGDLKFMMAELFGRATGYGKGKGGSMHIADATKGILGANGIVGAGHNISVGAALSAQYRGTKQVCVCFFGDASTNQGTFHESLNMASLWKLPVIFVCENNLYGISIHQSRHQTIKDISERAISYNMPGITVDGNDVFAVYDAANEAIKRAREGQGPTLIECKTYRQRGHFEGDPGTYKPVKEQEEWFQKDPIPRMENFMLDKKILNENQLKDIQEKIDIQIEDAVEFASNSPYPSVDSVVEDVYSDMKEEVRVR; this is encoded by the coding sequence TTGGCTATATCCAATATGAACGTGATTGATATGTATAAAACCATGTTAAAGATTAGAAAGTTTGAAACCAAAGCTATGAATTTTTTTTCAGAGGGGAAAATTCCAGGTTTTGTTCACTTGTATATAGGTGAAGAAGCAGTTGCAACAGGTGTATGTGCAAACTTAAATGATGATGATTATATTACAAGTACTCATAGAGGACATGGACATATACTTGCTAAAGGTGGAGATTTGAAATTTATGATGGCAGAGCTTTTTGGCAGAGCTACAGGATATGGTAAAGGAAAAGGGGGATCTATGCATATTGCCGATGCAACAAAAGGTATATTAGGTGCAAATGGTATAGTAGGTGCAGGTCATAATATATCTGTAGGCGCAGCTTTAAGTGCACAGTATAGAGGGACGAAGCAAGTTTGTGTGTGTTTCTTTGGAGATGCTTCTACCAATCAAGGAACTTTTCATGAATCTTTAAATATGGCGAGCCTTTGGAAACTGCCTGTTATATTTGTATGTGAGAATAATTTATATGGAATATCTATACACCAAAGTAGACATCAGACCATAAAAGATATATCAGAAAGAGCGATTTCATATAATATGCCTGGTATTACGGTAGATGGAAATGATGTGTTTGCAGTCTATGATGCTGCTAACGAAGCTATAAAAAGAGCTAGAGAAGGGCAAGGACCGACTTTAATAGAGTGTAAAACTTATAGACAAAGAGGACATTTTGAAGGAGATCCAGGAACGTATAAACCAGTTAAAGAACAAGAAGAATGGTTTCAAAAAGATCCTATCCCTAGAATGGAGAACTTTATGTTAGATAAGAAAATATTAAATGAAAATCAATTAAAAGATATTCAAGAAAAAATAGACATTCAAATTGAAGATGCAGTAGAATTCGCTAGTAATAGTCCGTATCCATCTGTAGATTCAGTAGTAGAAGATGTTTATTCTGATATGAAAGAGGAGGTTCGAGTAAGATGA
- the lpdA gene encoding dihydrolipoyl dehydrogenase — MKIAVLGGGPGGYVAAIRAAQLGCQVTLIEKSVLGGTCLNVGCIPTKVLLHSAELFHEIKNINQFGIEVSGETKVNWNQLQNRKKTVVNTLVSGVKSLLAFNKVKVINGIGSFESNNMISVIKEDGEVEKVEFDKAVISTGSIPFVPPIEGKELKGVIDSTDALSLDYIPKSIVIIGGGVIGVEFASIYNAFGCEVTIIEMMPYILPPVDREISELMKGKLIKEGIKIYNNCKVMKIEENTEGLNVIFANGHEQLKIHAQKVLMAVGRKPYINGLNLERVGVRTEKGCIVVNNKMQTNVEQIYAIGDCIGKNMLAHVASEQGIVAAENIMDKNVKMDDKTVPSCVYTKPELASVGLTEEQVKEKGIDYKVGKFPLRANGKSLIMNETLGMIKIIADKKYDEILGVHILGLRATDLITEGALALRLEATLSEIASTIHAHPTIGEAMKEAVLAVNKEAIHMINK; from the coding sequence ATGAAAATAGCAGTTTTAGGTGGAGGACCAGGAGGATATGTAGCTGCAATCAGAGCAGCTCAATTAGGTTGCCAAGTAACTCTTATTGAAAAATCTGTTCTTGGAGGAACTTGCTTAAATGTAGGATGTATACCAACTAAAGTATTATTGCACAGTGCTGAATTGTTTCATGAAATAAAAAATATCAATCAATTTGGAATTGAAGTGAGTGGGGAAACTAAAGTTAATTGGAATCAATTACAAAATAGAAAAAAAACTGTAGTCAATACATTGGTTTCAGGAGTAAAAAGTTTATTAGCTTTTAATAAAGTAAAAGTTATTAATGGTATTGGAAGTTTTGAATCAAATAATATGATTTCTGTTATCAAAGAAGATGGAGAGGTAGAAAAAGTAGAATTTGATAAAGCTGTTATATCTACAGGTTCTATACCATTTGTACCTCCAATAGAAGGAAAAGAGCTCAAAGGAGTCATAGATAGTACAGATGCTTTAAGTTTAGATTATATACCAAAAAGTATAGTGATTATTGGTGGAGGAGTTATAGGTGTAGAGTTTGCAAGTATTTATAATGCTTTTGGATGTGAAGTAACGATTATTGAAATGATGCCATATATATTGCCTCCAGTGGACCGGGAAATTTCGGAATTGATGAAAGGAAAGCTAATAAAGGAAGGCATTAAAATTTATAACAACTGTAAGGTTATGAAAATAGAAGAAAATACAGAAGGTCTTAATGTTATTTTTGCCAATGGACATGAGCAACTAAAAATACATGCTCAGAAAGTGTTGATGGCTGTTGGAAGAAAACCTTATATAAATGGATTGAATTTAGAAAGAGTAGGTGTAAGAACAGAAAAGGGATGTATTGTTGTAAATAATAAGATGCAAACCAATGTAGAACAAATATATGCAATAGGAGATTGTATTGGGAAAAATATGTTAGCTCATGTGGCATCAGAACAAGGAATTGTTGCTGCAGAAAATATAATGGATAAAAATGTAAAGATGGATGATAAGACAGTTCCTTCTTGTGTATATACAAAACCTGAGTTAGCATCTGTGGGGCTTACAGAAGAACAGGTTAAGGAAAAAGGAATAGATTACAAAGTAGGGAAATTCCCTTTAAGGGCAAATGGGAAATCTCTTATTATGAATGAAACATTAGGAATGATAAAGATTATTGCGGATAAAAAGTATGATGAAATTTTAGGAGTACATATACTAGGCTTAAGAGCTACAGATTTAATCACAGAAGGAGCGTTGGCGTTAAGATTAGAAGCTACCTTATCAGAGATTGCATCTACGATACATGCTCATCCCACTATAGGAGAAGCTATGAAAGAAGCTGTACTCGCAGTAAATAAAGAAGCTATTCATATGATTAATAAATAA
- a CDS encoding dihydrolipoamide acetyltransferase family protein, with translation MAKIVVMPKLGLTMKEGTIGKWLKKEGDTINAGEVLFEVSTDKLTNDIEANESGIIRKILSKEGDSVECLKPVAIIADIDEDISSLLKECNTQETVEDTERKIEEQDRIVKNENKSKNRIKISPVAKKLAIENNIDIKSLIGSGPEGRIILKDVEEFIQNQKNKPKISPVAEKMSKDFNVDLSQINKDGRIMKEDILAFVNKSMGYEEKFEEKRISMTQMRKIIASRMYESWSIAPVVNYNMRADITNLKSVKNALKDICKVTYTDFLVKIVSKALMQFPLVNCSVAGEELILRNYVNIGVAVAIDGGLVVPVIKHAQRKGLQEISHEVKDLASKAKTNELTSDNMEGGTFTITNLGMFGIESFSPIINQPEVAILGVNKIEETPIVENGEVVIKPLMNLSLTADHRAVDGAVAAEFLEKVKELIEKPEILML, from the coding sequence ATGGCAAAAATTGTAGTCATGCCCAAACTAGGGTTAACTATGAAAGAAGGAACTATTGGAAAGTGGCTAAAAAAAGAAGGGGACACAATAAATGCTGGAGAAGTCTTGTTTGAAGTATCAACGGATAAGTTGACAAATGATATAGAAGCTAATGAAAGCGGAATCATAAGGAAAATTCTTAGTAAAGAAGGAGACTCTGTAGAATGTCTAAAACCAGTGGCTATTATTGCGGATATAGATGAGGATATTTCCTCTTTACTAAAAGAATGTAATACACAAGAGACTGTAGAAGATACTGAAAGAAAAATCGAAGAACAAGATAGGATTGTAAAGAATGAAAATAAATCTAAAAACAGGATAAAAATATCCCCTGTTGCTAAAAAGTTAGCAATAGAAAATAATATAGATATAAAAAGCTTGATTGGATCGGGGCCAGAAGGAAGAATTATTTTAAAAGATGTAGAAGAATTTATTCAAAATCAAAAAAATAAACCTAAAATTTCTCCTGTAGCAGAAAAAATGTCAAAAGATTTCAATGTAGATTTATCTCAGATCAATAAAGATGGAAGAATTATGAAAGAAGATATTCTAGCTTTTGTAAATAAAAGCATGGGTTATGAAGAGAAATTTGAAGAGAAACGGATTTCCATGACTCAAATGAGAAAGATAATTGCTTCAAGAATGTATGAAAGTTGGAGTATCGCACCTGTGGTCAATTATAATATGAGAGCAGATATAACCAATTTAAAAAGCGTAAAAAATGCATTAAAAGATATTTGTAAAGTAACATATACAGATTTTTTAGTAAAGATTGTATCTAAAGCATTGATGCAATTTCCATTGGTAAATTGCTCTGTTGCTGGTGAGGAATTAATTCTAAGAAATTATGTGAATATTGGTGTGGCAGTAGCTATAGATGGAGGTTTAGTAGTACCCGTAATAAAACATGCACAAAGGAAAGGTTTGCAAGAAATTTCACATGAAGTAAAAGATTTAGCTTCAAAAGCCAAAACCAATGAATTGACTTCGGATAATATGGAGGGTGGAACTTTTACAATTACAAACTTAGGAATGTTTGGTATAGAGTCTTTTTCACCAATTATCAATCAACCTGAAGTTGCCATTCTTGGAGTGAATAAAATAGAGGAAACTCCCATCGTCGAAAATGGAGAAGTTGTTATTAAACCTTTAATGAATTTATCACTTACAGCAGATCATAGAGCTGTAGATGGGGCAGTAGCAGCAGAATTTCTTGAAAAAGTCAAAGAACTCATAGAAAAACCAGAAATATTGATGCTATAA